From one Cydia strobilella chromosome 24, ilCydStro3.1, whole genome shotgun sequence genomic stretch:
- the LOC134751994 gene encoding zinc finger protein 208-like isoform X1, whose translation MDVENLKSWVSQPDVCRCCLSASGTWDLTASYVTEAGIKEVFSNILQECYGISLSYLSEWGPSRLVCALCVGHLRHATSFKNQVQEADRYFTEYLSKRDCIEMIKTEPDADYSADDFAEKMEIPRSDTSPLRKDVKTTLKQNKSANRKRHKHSRAKEKTRKDSDCDSDTPLTLLSKRSQDIDRNNIDVNIDDNMEHIDLQCEEIDDKTDNPIAESSSWKSPRVTPESYIENRHLRSNITLILKNSTILPFKHINKYKYTCLYCDSSYLFFKQLKIHINDKHNNVTEKDISRRLKTPKNLIKAEVSEIRCKLCDITLKSIDILTEHLVKNHNKIYYNTSKFKPSHGILGFDLTSEKFRCHICKREFRFFKNLSIHMNEHSANFVCHYCGKKFLSDHRLHAHVKMHKENDLKCKVCEKQFRSSSARAYHVRKIHSKTAYKCPECDEVFLQYQKRMQHLVEAHNLKKPEYKCDICHKNYASSGGLSAHVQYAHLKNREYPCQICGKNFGYKWTLKKHLVVHSGAKNFECKFCSKRFAEPYTLKVHLRIHLNEKPYSCAICKAAFIQKCSLKNHTRVHHPDLEIDFKKI comes from the exons ATGGACGTAGAGAATTTAAAGAGTTGGGTATCACAACCAGACGTCTGTCGGTGCTGCCTTTCAGCCAGCGGTACCTGGGACCTTACAGCATCGTATGTAACAGAGGCTGGGATCAAAGAAGTATTTTCAAACATTTTACAGGAATGTTACGGGATATCT CTCTCGTACTTATCAGAGTGGGGGCCAAGTCGGCTGGTGTGTGCGCTATGTGTAGGACACCTGAGGCACGCCACCAGCTTCAAAAATCAAGTGCAAGAAGCAGACAGATACTTTACAGAATATCTTAGTAAGAGAG ACTGCATTGAAATGATAAAGACTGAACCAGATGCGGACTACAGTGCAGATGACTTTGCTGAAAAAATGGAAATTCCTAGATCAG ACACAAGTCCATTGCGAAAAGATGTAAAAacaacattaaaacaaaataaatctgCAAATAGAAAGAGACACAAACATTCAAGGGCTAAAGAAAAAACAAGGAAAGACTCTGACTGTGATTCTGATACTCCTTTGACATTATTGTCGAAAAGAAGTCAGGATATTGATAGAAATAATATTGATGTCAATATTGATGATAATATGGAACACATAGATCTACAATGTGAAGAGATTGATGATAAAACAGATAATCCAATAGCAG AATCATCGAGCTGGAAATCTCCAAGAGTGACTCCCGAAAGCTACATAGAAAATCGCCATCTTAGGTCAAACATCACGCTAATATTGAAAAACTCCACAATACTACCTTtcaaacatattaataaatataaatacacctGCCTATATTGCGACAGCTCATATTTGTTTttcaaacaattaaaaatacatattaacgaTAAACATAACAATGTCACCGAAAAGGATATATCAAGGCGTTTAAAAACAcctaaaaacttaataaaagcTGAAGTTAGCGAAATAAGGTGTAAGCTGTGTgatattacattaaaaagtaTAGATATTTTAACAGAACATTTAGTTAAAAAccataataaaatttactacaatACTTCCAAGTTCAAACCATCGCATGGAATTTTAGGTTTCGACTTGACATCCGAAAAATTCCGATGTCACATTTGCAAAAGAGAAtttcgatttttcaaaaacctttCGATTCACATGAACGAACACAGCGCCAATTTCGTATGCCATTATTGCGGAAAAAAGTTCTTATCTGACCATAGATTGCACGCACATGTAAAAATGCATAaagaaaatgatttaaaatgtaaagTTTGCGAAAAACAATTTCGCAGTTCTTCCGCTAGGGCTTATCATGTCAGAAAAATTCATAGTAAGACTGCTTATAAATGCCCAGAATGTGACGAAGTGTTTTTGCAGTATCAAAAACGGATGCAACACTTGGTAGAGGCACATAACCTTAAAAAGCCAGAATATAAGTGTGATATATGTCATAAAAACTATGCTAGCTCCGGGGGCCTTAGCGCTCATGTACAGTATGCACATTTGAAAAATAGGGAATATCCGTGTCAAATATGCGGAAAAAACTTCGGTTATAAATGGACTTTGAAAAAACATTTAGTTGTTCATTCCGGGGCTAAAAATTTTGAATGCAAGTTTTGTAGTAAACGATTTGCTGAACCTTATACTTTAAAGGTACATTTGCGTATACATTTAAATGAGAAGCCCTATTCTTGTGCAATATGTAAAGCTGCATTTATACAAAAATGTAGTCTAAAAAATCATACACGTGTTCATCATCCCGATTTGGAAATTGATTTTAAAAagatataa
- the LOC134751994 gene encoding zinc finger protein 726-like isoform X2, translated as MDVENLKSWVSQPDVCRCCLSASGTWDLTASYVTEAGIKEVFSNILQECYGISLSYLSEWGPSRLVCALCVGHLRHATSFKNQVQEADRYFTEYLSKRDCIEMIKTEPDADYSADDFAEKMEIPRSDTSPLRKDVKTTLKQNKSANRKRHKHSRAKEKTRKDSDCDSDTPLTLLSKRSQDIDRNNIDVNIDDNMEHIDLQCEEIDDKTDNPIAGHQPVKINAIKQISERRRVILTCGAVLRDTTACPFRHHKSWFQCFFCHENFIQLNLLRTHTNETHSDIEGELKKIKRYPRSLQIEISNLECRHCNLNLTDIENMRRHLCDVHNKVIYRECIADYKVDASPYTCHLCTQEFHVFRTLTTHLNEHYANCICDVCGKSFLNSKRLKVHKRTHDTGIFPCSECGKILKTKTSKANHMESAHSKRVIKCQICFKPMKHYNDRIKHMSEAHNITHKFKCPICSREYNIKHYLATHIRQTHGHKNKKCSECGMAFITNHGLKKHMLKHTGEKPYTCSVCCKAYARSYTLREHMRAHENDRRFMCPE; from the exons ATGGACGTAGAGAATTTAAAGAGTTGGGTATCACAACCAGACGTCTGTCGGTGCTGCCTTTCAGCCAGCGGTACCTGGGACCTTACAGCATCGTATGTAACAGAGGCTGGGATCAAAGAAGTATTTTCAAACATTTTACAGGAATGTTACGGGATATCT CTCTCGTACTTATCAGAGTGGGGGCCAAGTCGGCTGGTGTGTGCGCTATGTGTAGGACACCTGAGGCACGCCACCAGCTTCAAAAATCAAGTGCAAGAAGCAGACAGATACTTTACAGAATATCTTAGTAAGAGAG ACTGCATTGAAATGATAAAGACTGAACCAGATGCGGACTACAGTGCAGATGACTTTGCTGAAAAAATGGAAATTCCTAGATCAG ACACAAGTCCATTGCGAAAAGATGTAAAAacaacattaaaacaaaataaatctgCAAATAGAAAGAGACACAAACATTCAAGGGCTAAAGAAAAAACAAGGAAAGACTCTGACTGTGATTCTGATACTCCTTTGACATTATTGTCGAAAAGAAGTCAGGATATTGATAGAAATAATATTGATGTCAATATTGATGATAATATGGAACACATAGATCTACAATGTGAAGAGATTGATGATAAAACAGATAATCCAATAGCAG GCCACCAGCCTGTCAAAATAAACGCAATCAAGCAAATATCAGAGCGGAGACGCGTCATTTTGACGTGCGGCGCCGTTCTGCGGGACACCACGGCCTGCCCCTTCCGCCACCACAAAAGCTGGTTCCAATGCTTCTTCTGCCATGAAAACTTCATTCAACTCAATTTACTAAGAACCCACACGAACGAAACGCATTCTGACATAGAgggagaattaaaaaaaattaaacgctACCCGCGCTCGCTTCAAATCGAAATTTCCAATTTGGAATGCCGCCATTGCAAtttgaatttgacagatatCGAAAACATGCGCCGCCATCTTTGTGACGTCCATAATAAGGTTATTTATAGGGAATGCATCGCTGATTATAAAGTTGATGCGAGTCCCTACACATGTCATTTGTGTACGCAGGAGTTTCATGTATTTAGAACATTGACGACGCATTTAAATGAGCACTACGCGAATTGTATTTGTGATGTTTGCGGGAAATCGTTTCTTAATTCTAAAAGGCTTAAGGTTCATAAACGCACGCATGACACTGGCATTTTTCCGTGTTCAGAATGCGGGAAAATACTTAAAACGAAAACTTCTAAAGCTAATCATATGGAGAGCGCGCATTCGAAGCGCGTTATAAAGTGCCAGATATGTTTCAAGCCTATGAAACACTATAATGATAGAATCAAACACATGTCTGAAGCGCATAATATAACGCATAAATTTAAATGTCCAATTTGCTCTAGAGAATACAACATAAAGCATTATTTGGCAACGCACATAAGACAGACGCACGGGCataagaataaaaaatgttCTGAATGTGGCATGGCGTTCATAACTAACCATGGTTTGAAGAAACATATGTTGAAACATACGGGGGAAAAGCCGTATACTTGTTCAGTATGTTGTAAAGCTTATGCGAGGAGTTATACTTTGAGAGAGCATATGAGAGCGCATGAAAATGATCGGAGATTCATGTGCCCTGAATAA